A genomic window from Arthrobacter globiformis includes:
- a CDS encoding CTP synthase, whose translation MIGSNSVVQRSNSRVNSRFPGSSKTTKHIFVTGGVASSLGKGLTASSLGHLLRARGLSVTMQKLDPYLNVDPGTMNPFQHGEVFVTDDGAETDLDIGHYERFLDENLEGSANVTTGQVYSTVIAKERRGEYLGDTVQVIPHITDEIKRRMRLPSEGKNAPDVIITEIGGTVGDIESQPFLESARQVRQDIGRTNVFFLHVSLVPYIGPSQELKTKPTQHSVAALRSIGIQPEAIVIRSDREVPDAMREKIGRMCDVDIDAVVNAADAPSIYDIPKTLHTQGLDSYIVRALDLPFKDVDWTSWDKLLEAVHNPKHEVEIALVGKYIDLPDAYLSVTEALRAGGFANDAKVKIRWVPSDECESHEGAVRSLEGVDAICVPGGFGIRGLEGKLGALKFARESRLPVLGLCLGLQCMVIEYARNVVGLEGASSSEFEPDSKYPVIATMEEQLEFVEGRGDLGGTMRLGLYEAKLDEGSVIAETYGKTTVSERHRHRYEVNNKYREQIAAEGLVFSGTSPDGKLVEYVELPREVHPYYVATQAHPELSSRPTRPHPLFAGLVKAALDHQRGSDGSGFEPAAAGSGEATAE comes from the coding sequence ATGATAGGCTCGAATTCCGTGGTGCAGCGATCAAATTCCCGTGTAAATTCCCGGTTCCCGGGCTCGTCCAAGACGACCAAACACATCTTCGTCACCGGCGGTGTGGCGTCCTCGCTAGGCAAGGGACTGACGGCCTCCAGCCTCGGCCACCTGCTGCGGGCACGCGGCTTGTCAGTAACTATGCAGAAGCTCGATCCCTATCTGAACGTGGATCCGGGCACGATGAACCCCTTCCAGCACGGCGAGGTATTCGTCACAGACGACGGTGCTGAAACCGACCTCGACATCGGACACTACGAGCGCTTCCTCGACGAAAACCTCGAGGGCTCGGCCAACGTGACCACCGGCCAGGTTTACTCCACCGTCATCGCCAAGGAACGCCGCGGCGAGTATCTCGGTGACACCGTCCAGGTCATCCCGCACATCACCGATGAGATCAAGCGCCGGATGCGGCTTCCCTCCGAGGGCAAGAACGCGCCGGACGTCATCATCACGGAGATCGGCGGCACCGTCGGCGACATCGAGTCGCAGCCCTTCCTCGAATCCGCCCGCCAGGTCCGCCAGGACATCGGCCGGACCAACGTCTTCTTCCTCCACGTTTCGCTGGTCCCGTACATTGGTCCTTCGCAGGAACTGAAGACCAAGCCCACGCAGCACTCCGTGGCTGCCCTCCGCTCCATCGGCATCCAGCCGGAGGCCATCGTGATCCGTTCAGACCGCGAAGTCCCCGACGCCATGCGTGAGAAGATCGGCCGCATGTGCGACGTCGACATCGACGCCGTGGTCAACGCCGCCGACGCTCCGAGCATCTACGACATCCCCAAGACCCTGCACACCCAGGGCCTGGATTCGTACATCGTCCGGGCGCTGGACCTGCCGTTCAAGGACGTGGACTGGACCAGCTGGGACAAGCTCCTCGAAGCTGTGCACAACCCCAAGCATGAGGTCGAGATTGCCCTGGTGGGCAAGTACATCGACCTCCCGGACGCCTACCTCTCCGTCACCGAGGCCCTGCGCGCCGGCGGATTCGCCAACGACGCCAAGGTCAAGATCCGCTGGGTGCCGTCCGACGAATGCGAAAGCCACGAGGGCGCAGTGCGGTCCCTGGAGGGCGTGGACGCCATCTGCGTCCCGGGTGGCTTCGGCATCCGCGGCCTGGAAGGCAAGCTGGGCGCCCTGAAGTTTGCGCGCGAATCGCGGCTGCCCGTGCTGGGCCTGTGCCTGGGCCTGCAGTGCATGGTCATCGAGTATGCCCGCAACGTCGTCGGCCTGGAGGGTGCCTCCTCCAGCGAGTTCGAGCCGGACTCCAAGTACCCGGTCATCGCCACGATGGAGGAGCAGCTGGAATTCGTCGAGGGCCGCGGCGACCTCGGCGGCACCATGCGCCTTGGCCTGTACGAGGCCAAGCTGGACGAGGGCTCGGTTATCGCCGAGACCTACGGCAAGACCACTGTCAGCGAACGCCACCGCCACCGGTACGAGGTGAACAACAAGTACCGCGAGCAGATCGCTGCCGAGGGCCTGGTGTTCTCCGGTACGTCGCCGGACGGCAAGCTGGTGGAATACGTGGAGCTGCCCCGCGAAGTCCACCCCTACTACGTGGCCACCCAGGCGCACCCGGAACTGAGCTCACGGCCCACCCGGCCGCACCCGCTCTTTGCCGGTCTGGTGAAGGCCGCCCTGGACCACCAGAGGGGCAGCGACGGATCCGGTTTCGAGCCCGCCGCGGCCGGCTCCGGCGAAGCCACCGCCGAGTAA
- a CDS encoding bifunctional 2-methylcitrate synthase/citrate synthase: protein MAEEEIKKGLDGVVVDYTAVSKVNPDTNSLLYRGYPVQELAATRSFEEVAYLLWNGELPSSGELADFTARERAGRPLDPVVKQVIDALPTTAHPMDVCRTAASVMGARHELAEDSSREANMAKALDLFAAMPAVVAYDQRRRRGQDPVESRKDLGYSANFLWMTFGEESVAEVVEAFNVSMILYAEHSFNASTFAGRVIMSTLSDLHSAVTGAIGALKGPLHGGANEAVMHTFDEIGIRPEESLEEAADRAKAWMENALAQKKKVMGFGHRVYKHGDSRVPTMKAALDKMIAHYGRPELLGLYNGLESAMDEAKGIKPNLDYPAGPTYHLMGFDTNMFTPLFVASRITGWTAHFMEQLNANSLIRPLSAYNGPDERHVP, encoded by the coding sequence ATGGCTGAAGAAGAGATCAAGAAAGGCCTCGACGGCGTGGTGGTGGACTACACCGCGGTCTCAAAGGTCAATCCCGACACGAACTCACTGCTGTACCGCGGCTACCCCGTCCAGGAGCTCGCCGCCACGCGCAGCTTCGAAGAAGTCGCTTACCTCCTATGGAACGGCGAGCTGCCGTCCTCCGGCGAGCTGGCTGACTTTACGGCCCGCGAGCGCGCCGGACGGCCGCTGGATCCCGTGGTCAAGCAGGTGATTGATGCCCTCCCGACGACGGCGCACCCCATGGATGTCTGCCGCACCGCAGCATCGGTGATGGGCGCGCGCCACGAGCTCGCGGAGGATTCCTCCCGTGAGGCCAACATGGCCAAGGCCCTGGACCTGTTTGCCGCAATGCCGGCGGTGGTGGCGTACGACCAGCGGCGCCGGCGCGGGCAGGACCCCGTGGAGTCCAGGAAGGACCTCGGCTACTCGGCCAACTTCCTGTGGATGACGTTCGGCGAGGAGTCCGTTGCCGAGGTGGTGGAGGCCTTCAACGTCTCCATGATTCTCTACGCGGAGCACTCCTTCAACGCCTCCACCTTCGCCGGGCGCGTCATCATGTCCACGCTTTCGGACCTCCATTCGGCGGTGACCGGCGCCATCGGTGCACTCAAGGGACCACTGCACGGCGGAGCCAACGAAGCCGTCATGCACACCTTCGACGAGATCGGAATCCGGCCCGAGGAGTCACTCGAGGAAGCCGCCGACCGCGCCAAGGCCTGGATGGAGAATGCCCTGGCCCAGAAGAAGAAGGTCATGGGCTTCGGCCACCGGGTCTACAAGCACGGCGATTCCCGCGTGCCCACCATGAAGGCGGCCCTCGACAAGATGATCGCCCACTACGGCCGGCCCGAACTGCTGGGCCTGTACAACGGTCTCGAATCGGCCATGGACGAGGCCAAGGGCATCAAGCCGAACCTCGACTACCCGGCCGGCCCCACATACCACCTCATGGGCTTCGACACGAACATGTTCACGCCGCTCTTCGTCGCCAGCCGGATCACTGGCTGGACCGCCCACTTCATGGAGCAGCTGAACGCCAACTCGCTCATCCGCCCGCTGAGTGCTTACAACGGTCCGGACGAACGGCACGTGCCGTAA
- a CDS encoding NUDIX domain-containing protein, giving the protein MPGKSENTPAGRQVSDAPSPRRLLSRERVYNGRIWDVVSDSFKLTSEGDPIVRDYIEHPGAVAVLPMNDDGEVLLIKQYRHPVGMDLWEIPAGLLDIEGEDFVVGAGRELAEEADLIASDWNVLVDFFNSPGSSSEAIRIYLARGLTEVPHHELHVRTDEEAEIELHWIPLEDAVAAVLEGHLHNPSAVVGILAAAAAKADGFRGLRPGDAPWPAHPSQR; this is encoded by the coding sequence ATGCCCGGTAAGTCTGAAAACACCCCTGCTGGCCGGCAGGTTTCGGATGCGCCGAGCCCGCGCCGTCTGCTCTCCCGGGAGCGGGTCTACAACGGCCGGATCTGGGACGTTGTCAGCGACAGCTTCAAGCTCACCTCCGAGGGCGACCCCATTGTCCGGGACTACATCGAGCACCCGGGTGCCGTCGCTGTGCTCCCCATGAACGACGACGGCGAGGTGCTGCTGATCAAGCAGTACCGCCACCCGGTGGGCATGGACCTGTGGGAGATTCCCGCAGGCCTGCTCGACATCGAGGGCGAGGACTTCGTGGTGGGCGCCGGGCGGGAGCTCGCCGAGGAAGCGGACCTGATCGCCAGCGACTGGAACGTCCTGGTGGACTTCTTCAATTCACCCGGATCCTCCAGCGAGGCGATCCGCATCTACCTGGCCCGCGGCCTCACCGAGGTCCCGCATCACGAACTGCACGTCCGCACGGACGAAGAAGCGGAAATCGAGCTGCATTGGATCCCGCTGGAGGATGCCGTTGCCGCCGTGCTGGAGGGACACCTGCACAACCCGTCCGCCGTCGTCGGAATTCTTGCTGCCGCCGCCGCGAAAGCGGACGGCTTCAGGGGACTACGGCCGGGCGACGCCCCCTGGCCGGCGCACCCCAGCCAGCGCTGA
- the xerD gene encoding site-specific tyrosine recombinase XerD, translating to MSANTAAPEESPDTAAPKPVDGAEPAPPERPRTAIDRGVTDYLQHMGVERGLAANTLSAYRGDLARYSAYLAGQGLSSPADITRHHVTGFAQALSDGADGGTPLGVRSAARTVVAVRGLHRFWALEGTTTADPASDVHPPMPGKRLPKAITVEEVTRILEAAGTDTATGLRDRALLEFLYSTGARISEAVGLDVDDLSVQGAESGPAIVRLFGKGSKERLVPLGSFAARALDAYLVRGRPLLAGKGKGTPALFLNARGGRISRQSAWTILKAAADKANITKDVSPHTLRHSFATHLLEGGADVRVVQELLGHASVTTTQVYTLVTADTLREVYAAAHPRALG from the coding sequence ATGTCCGCTAATACGGCGGCACCGGAGGAATCTCCGGACACGGCGGCACCCAAGCCGGTAGATGGCGCGGAACCGGCGCCGCCGGAACGGCCCCGCACCGCGATTGACCGCGGCGTGACCGACTACCTCCAGCACATGGGTGTCGAACGGGGCCTCGCAGCAAACACACTGTCCGCCTACCGCGGCGACCTCGCCCGTTATTCGGCCTACCTCGCCGGGCAGGGCCTCAGCAGCCCGGCTGACATCACCCGCCACCACGTGACGGGCTTTGCCCAGGCACTCTCCGACGGCGCCGACGGCGGCACTCCTCTGGGCGTGCGGTCCGCGGCGCGGACCGTGGTGGCCGTCCGGGGACTGCACCGCTTTTGGGCGCTGGAAGGGACGACGACGGCGGACCCCGCCAGCGATGTCCACCCGCCAATGCCCGGCAAACGGCTGCCCAAGGCGATCACCGTCGAGGAAGTCACCAGGATCCTGGAAGCCGCCGGTACTGACACCGCTACCGGCCTCCGGGACCGGGCGCTGCTCGAATTCCTGTACTCCACCGGTGCCCGGATCAGTGAAGCCGTAGGCCTGGACGTCGACGATCTCTCGGTGCAGGGAGCCGAATCCGGCCCCGCCATTGTTCGGCTGTTTGGAAAGGGCTCCAAGGAACGCCTCGTGCCGCTGGGCTCTTTCGCGGCCCGAGCCCTCGATGCGTACCTGGTGCGGGGCCGCCCCTTGCTCGCGGGGAAGGGCAAGGGCACCCCTGCGCTGTTCCTCAACGCCAGGGGCGGGCGCATCAGCCGGCAGAGCGCCTGGACCATCCTGAAGGCTGCGGCGGACAAGGCGAACATCACCAAGGACGTCTCCCCGCACACGCTGCGGCACTCCTTCGCCACCCACCTGCTCGAAGGCGGAGCGGATGTCCGCGTGGTCCAGGAACTGCTCGGGCATGCCTCGGTGACCACCACGCAGGTGTACACCCTCGTCACCGCCGACACGCTGCGGGAAGTCTACGCCGCCGCGCATCCCCGGGCACTCGGATAA
- a CDS encoding 8-oxo-dGTP diphosphatase, translated as MTSVPVTLCFLLRERPEFGPEVLLGLKRTGFGTGKIVGLGGHVEAGETDAQAACREVLEEAGVVVLEQDLFDAGKVEFVFPARPDWNMSTRLFTSSRWVGEPVESPEIIPEWFLISALPLERMWQDAEHWLPLALAGNVVDAVITLNDDNETVASAEYSFRAV; from the coding sequence ATGACTTCCGTGCCCGTCACCCTCTGCTTCCTGCTACGGGAACGCCCGGAGTTCGGGCCTGAGGTGCTCCTGGGCCTGAAGAGGACAGGCTTCGGAACGGGCAAGATCGTCGGACTGGGCGGACATGTGGAGGCCGGCGAAACCGACGCGCAGGCGGCATGCCGGGAGGTGCTGGAGGAGGCCGGCGTCGTCGTCCTGGAGCAGGACCTGTTCGACGCGGGAAAAGTGGAGTTCGTCTTTCCCGCACGCCCTGACTGGAACATGTCCACCCGCCTGTTCACGTCCAGCCGGTGGGTCGGTGAGCCGGTCGAGAGCCCCGAGATCATTCCGGAGTGGTTCCTGATTTCCGCCCTTCCACTGGAACGCATGTGGCAGGATGCGGAGCATTGGCTGCCGCTGGCGCTGGCCGGGAACGTCGTCGATGCCGTCATCACCCTGAACGACGACAACGAGACCGTGGCGTCCGCCGAATATTCCTTCCGGGCCGTGTAA
- a CDS encoding RNA polymerase sigma factor, producing MESERELAFIAVHRDSYPRVYRYVRRRVESPELAEELAADVFRVVWQKWHDQPHADIAWLLTVARNLIGNAYRSRDRLVALQAKLRASAELRSGAESEDLVVHDAMAALRDSERDILQLAYWDELSMAEIAGVLQCSEAAAKVRLHRARAAFRKQMPVTPGASGQNSVTQKMGA from the coding sequence GTGGAGTCGGAACGCGAACTGGCGTTCATCGCCGTTCACAGGGACAGCTATCCGCGGGTTTACAGATACGTGCGCCGGCGGGTGGAATCGCCCGAGCTCGCAGAAGAGCTCGCAGCGGACGTGTTCCGCGTCGTATGGCAAAAATGGCACGACCAGCCGCACGCGGACATCGCCTGGCTGCTGACAGTGGCGCGGAACCTGATCGGAAACGCCTACCGGAGCCGTGACCGGCTCGTGGCCCTGCAGGCAAAACTCCGGGCGTCCGCCGAGCTCCGCTCCGGTGCGGAGTCCGAGGACCTGGTAGTCCACGACGCCATGGCCGCGCTGCGCGACAGTGAGCGAGACATCCTGCAATTGGCCTACTGGGACGAGCTGAGCATGGCGGAGATCGCCGGCGTTCTGCAGTGCAGCGAAGCTGCTGCCAAGGTCCGCCTGCACCGGGCCAGGGCCGCGTTCCGCAAGCAAATGCCGGTGACCCCAGGGGCGAGCGGGCAGAATTCCGTCACACAGAAGATGGGTGCATGA